DNA sequence from the Dunckerocampus dactyliophorus isolate RoL2022-P2 chromosome 4, RoL_Ddac_1.1, whole genome shotgun sequence genome:
tttttcaaaaacaaatacttgaatgtctgcttgtcaccatgacattctcacttcccttctcatttcgaagcatgttatccatcaatttgtttgtaaaaatataataatctaatgcatgagcaactgtgtaataatattatgaggttatattcatatttacattcataaaaagtgacagttacaagtggccctctgagggcagccataactgcgatgtggccctcaatgaaaatgagtttgacacccctgttttaggtGGTTACATCACTACTACTATAAtacactaaatatttatttttgttacgcTTCTATTTAACAGatttgatctacttgagagacatgagatgttgtttTCTCTGAATGAGTTCAAAATAGTGTcactgtttgtcagacacctaaaatAAAATCCTGATTACACTTAAGTTGCACTTAGGTTACATTACCCCATCATTATTCTATGCATTAAAAaacacatatggaatacaggaagtgaataatatgtactgcacaagatgtggaatggattgagGGGTAGGATGTGAATTgaatcatgtgatgtattccattgtaacttgcatgcatgttcaaataaaattaaaccaaaccaaaacactGTAATTTTCTATGTACAAGTATTGCTGCTGTTTGTactctggttaaaatatgctgcaaaatataCCCTAAGATTTCCAGCCCTAATTATAACATAGTTAAGTGTCATGTAAGTTTCAGGAAGTTTGAAGAACCttacatttaattcattttttagttCCATCGTCCTCGTGAGTCATTACCATTGTATTATCGTCACTAATGTCCTTGTGAAAGTGTACAAACATACCAAAAACACTTTCAGATCAAGGTGAGGGATCGAGGTGAGGGAGCGGGCATTGACTAGTCCCCTCTCATCCTGTTTTCGTTCAGGTTCTGGGTTTTTGGCTAACTCAGGCATGTCCAAagtggccatttgcagcccgcagcttgttttcttattggcccacaggacattgtagaaataaaattaaaccaaatacAGCAAATATGGTAAAAGTACCCGGGAGGTGGTGAATACCTTTCAACAACTTACAGAAActcatttagagcaggggtcactaaagtggtgcctgcgggcaccaggtagccccccacgaccacatgaggtgcacgcaagcctgcttttcattcaagttttcagttaataatgaaagaacactagaaagaaatgcattctgaaatacaaaatgtgagttgtggacaccagcattttgttaatgttctggtaaaacaagcatattcgctttgtttgggtttaaaataagctctgaaaagaaatgttacaaaaatgagtagctcttggccattttcattttgtaaaagtcgctctcacaaggaaaaacgttggtgacccctgatttagagaaACATGATTTTTACAGATACCTACAGCTAAGAacctattttgaaaaaaatagtaaaaatagtGAGGAAATACGTGCATGTCTTTGTCAATATTATTTATGGcaaaactaattaaaaaaatgatttctaCAATGTATTCTTCCATACAAGAAGGGAACAGCCtctctatacagtatgtcaaaagTACAGTAGGTGGGAAAAAGATGCAAATATAAAGCTAACTGAAGAAGACTGGACAAGCATGTATGCAACACAATTGTTCAATCACCTCCTCGTATTTGGCAGATGTTATTTCTGCAATTAGATAAATCATCAGAATCAATATCAATTCTACTTTTGTGGTTATATACTTGGGAAATATACCAGATGAAGGGGGATATATATTTATTGCAGATATGACTGACTGGTAGTAAGAAAACAATAACTAAAAAATGATTGTCAAATGAACAGCCAACAATCGttgaatggggaaaaatacaatatggaggaaatgacatttttgctgaGTTGCACCACACATAAGGGGAGGGAATACTGGAAAAAGTCTTACTATGATCTCAAATAATATTGATTTTGTTTCGTGTATTTaaacgtatgtatgtatgcaaacATGTGCATATGCGTTGGGTACTGAATGGACCACTACAGACTCAAAAATAAATCAGCTTTGTCTTTAAGTGCCCCCCGGCATCCTTTGATTTCCAGTATGtgaccctcggtggaaaagtttggacacccttggtctaACTATTAGACCTGACTTTCCTCTCATTTTCTGGTTGAATTCAGAGTTGTTCAAACTGTTTAAACTGCCAGGGCCTATTGTACTTGATTCCTCCCAGAGAGGAGTTTTCATTTGTATATCGTGTTGCGTTTAAGGGCTTATAGGCATGTCACAGTGAAGTGATCACTGGTTACTCAACCTGCAGCCTACATGGGTAGGACATATGTGCAGCTCACCTTGGTTGAGGCATCCTTATCCTGTGTGCTTTCACTTAGGAGGTTTCCCGCCATCAACACCCTTGAGATTGTTGCTGCCACACTCTGCTCCCCCTGGTCACCGAGCTGACCCGTTACCATGTCAACCAGCAGCTGTAGTCCTAGCATGCTGTCAGCATGACTACTGCCGAGACCGAGCCCTGAGACCAGCAGCACGAATCTACACAGGGAAAGGGAAAGGATGGACATTTGTGGTACAAGACATTAGAAGCTACCAGGATGACTGTttcgtatgtgtgtgtgtgtgtgtgtgtgtgtgtgtgtgtgtctcagtaTACCTATCTGTGCTGAGAGCAGGTCTTACAGTCTGCAAAGGAAGATCAGCTGTGCAGAAGTCCTCCACCGTGAACTTGCCATCATTTCTCTCTGCTCCAAATACTGCAATGACGCTACCTGCATGCAATAGTTATCACTTATTTGCATGCAGTCCATTTTTCCATGTCTAACAATCCTCTCACCTGTCACACACTTATCTCTCTCAATTTTGCCTTCCAGTTTGATTCTCTGGAGCTCGTCCTCCAGGATCAGCTCGTCAGTGTCACTGACATATTTAGCTCGGGGAGGATGGGGCAGCAGGTTGTGCTGAAAAACACACCCAACTATCTTACAATTAACCCTTGGTTGGAACTAGTGAAACTGAAATGCACTAACCTCCTCACTGATCTCTTTTAGAATGGATGGCTGCAAGTCCATCCGCTTGAACAACGTTCCCACAATGCAACACTGTTCTCCTGTCTGAAGATCACACAGTTTCCGGACGAGTACATCCGATCCTACACACAAAACAGATTTATTTTATAACACTAAATACATACCGTAAATTTGAGCACATTCACGTGCATTCTTACCCCACTTTTGTTGGGCTTTTTCAGTGAGCAAAGGTGTCATCTGCATGAGTCGTGCTGCATAAATATGAGCATACTGGCGATTGAAGCTGCGATCCCCGACTCCAAAGCGCTCAGAGTGGGAGCTGTAGGCCGGGGAAGACCTCTCAAACACGGGGGCCTGGTCCTCTGCTGGGCGGCATAGTAGAGAGGAGCCGTCTCTTGGAGCGCTCAGATCGGAGAACATGATGATCCTATCTACGCATCACGAAGGTTATGGCAAATTATTAGCAAGGCAGCAGCGAGGTTAGCCAAATGAAAAATTAAGGCTTCCAAATATGACCACGAAGGTTACGTTAGCATTCAACGCCCTTACTTACCTGGTCCTCTTTAAATGGTTGCTTCAAACACCAAGAgttaaattaaatgttaaaagtgttcatcaaatgttttttcaaaCTGCGCATTTACAACTACTTCCCGCGAAATCCCCGCTCTGCCAAAGATGTTCTGTCACAGTGAAAGAGTAACCCTCACTGCGACCGATAGATTAAAAAGTGACGTTAGCTTCGTTGACCGATAAACCACTGGAAATTCCCGATTAGATATGGCAATGTTTTTATAGGTTGTTATGTATGAATGTGGTCTTGTAGTAGCCCTTGCCTTTAATAATTATAAACTAATCCATCTCTCCGTATGCTCAAGTACAGTTCTATACCACTCTGCAAATCGCCGTACAACAATAACCCGCTGCAACCCACTATTTAGTATGGTGGCGTAACTGAAGACACTCTTCTGTTTCAAACATCTCCATTAGGATGTGTTTCCGGGCTCATGTGTGATCTCACGAGAGCTACAtaagaagaaaggaaaaaaacacattctcgAAAGGCGGTGTATgcttcaaacaaaaacaattataaCATCGGCTTaacatgatttttatttaatgagcacatgtaaatatattttacatgaAACGGTCATATTTTCCTCAATCTCAATATCTTTACGTCCTCCATTCAAATATATCCGTCGCGTTGTTTTGACGTCACAATACCGTTGCCTCAATAGTCACACTCGCCATTTTCAAGTCTCAGCACGCCGTTCTCTACAAAGAGATTTGAGTGAATTTTCGACTCGGTTTTTAATTatagtacaaaaaaatgcaaggaaACAGGGGCTTCCAGCAGAATCATGGTGCACACCGTCAGTCTGGGCACGGCGACCAGGGAGGAAATACAAATGGCCAGGAGCCTAGCGATGCTACACGCCCTAACGAGGCCTTAACTCTGGACCTGCAAAGCTTCAGGAAGCCCGGCGAGAAAACCTTCACCCAGCGTAGCAGGCTTTTTGTAGGAAACCTGCCTACCGGAGTCACAGAGGAGGACATTGAAaagatgtttgcaaagtacGGCAAGGCTTCCGAGATCTTTGTCAACAAAGAAAGGGGCTTCGGCTTCATCCGCCTGGAGACCAGGATCATTGCTGAGATAGCCAGAGCTGAGCTGGATGACACCCTCTTCAGAGGGAGACCCATTCGGATTAGGTTTGCAACACACGGCGCTGCTCTGTCTGTCAAAAATCTACCCGAGTTTGTGTCCAATGAGCTCCTGGAGGAGGCCTTCTCAGTCTTTGGGCAGATTGAGCGAGCTGTGATCATCGTGGATGACAGAGGGAGGCCCAGTGGGAAGGGAATAGTGGAGTACACCTCCAAGCCAGCTGCAAGAAAGGCTTTGGACAAATGTCAAGACAGCGCCTATTTGCTCACTGCCTTCCCTCGGCCTATTACTGTGGAGCCCATGGAGCAGTTAGACGATGAGGAGGGTCTGACAGAGAAGCTCATCAACAAAAACCAGCAGTACCACAAAGAGCGTGAGCAGCCGCCCCGATTTGCTCAGCCGGGCACCTTTGAGTACGAGTACGCCATGCGCTGGAAAGCCCTGATGGAGATGGAGAAGCAACAGTATGAAATGGTGGACCGCAACATGAAGGAGGCTCAGGAgaagctggaggcggagatggagGCAGCCCGACATGAGCATCAGGTGATGCTGATGAGACAAGATCTGCTGAGGcgccaggaggagctgcgcAGGATGGAAGAGCTCCACAGCCAAGAGGTGCAGAAGAGGAAGCAGGCCGAGCTCCGGCAGGAGGAGGAGCGCCGGCGGAGGGAAGAGGAGATGAGGATGCGCAATGAAGAGATGATGAAGCGGCAGCAGGAGGGCTTCAGAAGCAACTTCCCAGAGAATAGAGAGCAAGACATGAGGATGCACATGGGCTCCTCTGGCATGGGTGCAGACAACAATGCTCTCATGGCGGGCCCAGGCAACAACAACATGCCCGGAGGCCAGGGCGGCTTCCCCAGAGGCCTCCCTGGACCTGGAGACTATGTACCTAACAAGCAGCGCAGATTTTAAATCACATCCTTTTTCCAATTTGCATACTCAACTTTAGTTTTTTTGAAGTTCACACGCATCAAGAGTtacttttgtttaaaaagtgGCATGTATCTTTATTTTTCCTTGTGTTGTTGTGCTTTTGATGTTTTTAGAAATTATTTCTCCAAACTCCATTTTTGGCATGGGTTACtttcttactttttttcattgatAGAAAATGACTCCTTGTCTTGTGGAATTTTCTGTATTAAATTCCCCAAGAAAGGATCTCGCTTGAGACTCAAGGTTTCTCtttcttgtaaaaaaacaaaacaaaaaaagaataataataaatagataaaatgGACTGGAGTCAGCTGAGTTAGTATTACTAATGTATTGATTTCACTGAGCCACTGATTAATCATTCACAGGATGACACAACTTAATGTAGGTTGTAGATTGTCATAGTCATCATTAGAGGGGGATTACAGGTGTTGGctggtaaaaatatattttctgctTTTCACTTTGTGTGCAATTACTAATTACAGACACCAGTGATCAGAAAGCATCTACACACCAGATTATGAGGCATTGTAGGAGGAATCTTATCAAATAATGACTGGTATTCCCTAAGGTGTGTCAGTTGAGGGGAAACAGTCATCAATGTGTCTTCAATGTGTTCAGTAGGGACGAactttaaaatgaaattatgcTTTTTATTGGACAGCAGTATGATGGGATTCAAAGACGGTAAgtaaaaaaactgtaaatacaAGCTTACTTGCACACCTTCATCCATTCATTGCTTTCTACCTGTTAtcccaggggtagggaacctatggctcgggagccagatgtggctcttaacacaataaaaaatattttttttgctgacatttaaaagtaaaacatgacagaaatcacagtgttaaaaataacattcaaaatataaaacttatacatttttttccatccatcaatccattttctactgcaaTTCAgatggccagagccaatgccagctgtcctatGATCAAATAGTCACCTAGGTAATTCGGCAGAGCCTTgtgaagaagatggcaaaaagaaagctATGGAGtatggtgcaaaaccatgcagcaccagaagtcgcattaaaggtattttatttattgggtGGCTTCAGTAgaacgtttttaaaaaataatgaattcatgGGGTTATTCTGAAATTGCTAGTCTTGCTTAAAAACTtatgcatttagttgtattcaatgttaaaaaatatatatatataactctCACGGTCTTGGGAGGCTGGggcaagaggcgaggtacacccatTAGTCACGGGACACATACTCTAttctttcttgtaaaaaaataaaatgcactgcAGTGAGCTGGGTTAGGATTACTGACTAATGTATTGATTTCACTGAGGCCCTGATTAATCATTTACAGGTCCAGAATGGCACAAGTGACggcaatatgaaaataaaactaaCAATGTGGGTTGTAGATTGAAGTCATGAGAGGGAAATTACAGTTGTGGACTGATAAAAAtagctgtatatatatattttctgctTTCTACTTTGTGTGCGATTAATAATTACAGCTACCATTGATCAGGAGGCGTCTACACTCCGTATTAGGAAGCATTGTAGCAGGAAACTTATCAAATAATGACTGGTGTTCCCTAAGGTGTGTCAGTTGAGGGGAATCTATGAGTCACTAATGTGTGCCTTGAATGTGTTCAATTGAGATTAACTTTTAGATGGAGTATATGCTTTTTATTGGACAGCAATATTATGGGACTCAAGTATACAGTAAGAAAAAGCAGTAAATACAAGCTTACACacctccatccattcatctgcTTTCTACCTGTTATCGTATGCAGGGTTTTCGGAGGCTGAGGCCTATCACAGCTGGCTACAGGCAAGAGGCGAGGTAGACCCTGGACTactcaccagtcaatcacagaacacatactgtagaccaggggtcaccaacgtggtgaccgtgggcaccaggtagccccccacgaccacatgtggtgcccgcaagcctgcttttcattcaggttttcagttaataatgaaagaacagtagaaagaaatgcattctgaaatacaaaatgtgagttgtggacgccagcattttgttcatgttctggtaaaacaagcatattcgctttgtttgggtttaaaataagctctgaaaagaaatgttacaaaaatgagtagctcttggccattttcattttgtaaaagcagctctcacaaggagaaacgttggtgacccctgtagacagacaaccattcacaccttcACTGAGTGGGAAGTGAACCAACACTGCCTGTTCAGAAGTCAGGTGAGACAACCACTAAAACCATTAGGCTtgcacaccatttttttttccaaaaatgtggaACTCTGCCTGGCAGACATGACCGATTTGATGGAAACTGCAGATAATTCAGTGTCATCTCGTTG
Encoded proteins:
- the nono gene encoding non-POU domain-containing octamer-binding protein, yielding MQGNRGFQQNHGAHRQSGHGDQGGNTNGQEPSDATRPNEALTLDLQSFRKPGEKTFTQRSRLFVGNLPTGVTEEDIEKMFAKYGKASEIFVNKERGFGFIRLETRIIAEIARAELDDTLFRGRPIRIRFATHGAALSVKNLPEFVSNELLEEAFSVFGQIERAVIIVDDRGRPSGKGIVEYTSKPAARKALDKCQDSAYLLTAFPRPITVEPMEQLDDEEGLTEKLINKNQQYHKEREQPPRFAQPGTFEYEYAMRWKALMEMEKQQYEMVDRNMKEAQEKLEAEMEAARHEHQVMLMRQDLLRRQEELRRMEELHSQEVQKRKQAELRQEEERRRREEEMRMRNEEMMKRQQEGFRSNFPENREQDMRMHMGSSGMGADNNALMAGPGNNNMPGGQGGFPRGLPGPGDYVPNKQRRF
- the pold2 gene encoding DNA polymerase delta subunit 2 is translated as MFSDLSAPRDGSSLLCRPAEDQAPVFERSSPAYSSHSERFGVGDRSFNRQYAHIYAARLMQMTPLLTEKAQQKWGSDVLVRKLCDLQTGEQCCIVGTLFKRMDLQPSILKEISEEHNLLPHPPRAKYVSDTDELILEDELQRIKLEGKIERDKCVTGSVIAVFGAERNDGKFTVEDFCTADLPLQTVRPALSTDRFVLLVSGLGLGSSHADSMLGLQLLVDMVTGQLGDQGEQSVAATISRVLMAGNLLSESTQDKDASTKAKYLTKKTQAGSVEAIRLLDELLLQLVTSVPVDVMPGQCDPTNYTLPQQPLHRCMFPLSSVYPTLQLSSNPYQATVDGVRFLGTSGQNVSDIEQYSSMNSHLEILEETLRLRHLAPTAPDTLGCYPFYMKDPFILEECPHVYFSGNAPAFDSKLLTGPDGQEVLLVTVPKFSSTQTACLVNLRTLACEPVSFSAFSAGDDEESEMNISH